Proteins from a genomic interval of Scomber scombrus chromosome 11, fScoSco1.1, whole genome shotgun sequence:
- the LOC133990685 gene encoding neuropilin and tolloid-like protein 1, whose amino-acid sequence MLHKLLLPIALAAVLILPELSGATATKAKTQVKNNSGVTPAGQCGTWIKEPDGGYFTSPNFPEKYPAERECVYIIEAAPRQCIDLFFDEKYSIEPSWECKFDHIEVRDGPFGFSPIIGRYCGQESPAYVRSSGRYLYIKFVADGELESTGFSARYNFTQDPEFKELGELPALPYCDFELGGPEGFVESAQIAREARALQTEAVDCRWYIRAPPRARVYMRFLEYEMHNSNECKRNFVAIYDGSSSVEHLKNKFCSTVANDVMLVSSVGVVRMWADEGSRKSRFKILFTTFHEPPCERDTFFCHSNMCINQTLVCNGIQNCVYPWDENHCKEKRKASILDTLDHTNLTIIGVTCGLVVILLVISVIIQVKQPRKKYIIRRDDFDPALLHPGFEPPHYELCTLRRAPSGDLTDAAMAEDFEKFHKLRRSSSKCIREHHCGSHHGSMHGSVHGSRSNLSMREATIVSDGVGMVPPPPPPPMMMSQQSPRLSHHVTPASRRSILVMKHSYSQDGGEGYRAEEEDDLMMDDGPTTSRHHIHHHQIPHGTAGLDHTVHRTLSNDF is encoded by the exons ATGCTGCACAAACTTCTGCTGCCCATCG CTTTAGCAGCAGTCCTCATCCTACCTGAGCTGTCAGGTGCTACAGCCACCAAAGCAAAAACTCAAG TGAAGAACAACTCAGGTGTGACACCCGCTGGGCAGTGTGGGACTTGGATAAAGGAGCCTGATGGAGGGTATTTCACCTCACCCAACTTCCCAGAGAAATACCCTGCTGAGAGGGAATGTGTGTACATTATAGAAG ctgCTCCTCGCCAGTGCATCGACTTGTTTTTCGATGAGAAGTATTCCATCGAGCCGTCCTGGGAGTGCAAGTTTGACCACATTGAGGTCCGCGATGGACCCTTTGGTTTCTCGCCCATCATCGGTCGTTACTGTGGGCAGGAAAGCCCCGCCTATGTCCGCTCCAGTGGGAGGTACCTGTACATTAAGTTTGTGGCTGATGGAGAACTGGAGTCCACTGGTTTCTCTGCCCGCTATAACTTCACACAAG ATCCTGAGTTCAAAGAGCTTGGGGAACTTCCAGCACTGCCAT ATTGTGACTTCGAGCTGGGTGGTCCGGAGGGTTTTGTGGAATCAGCGCAGATAGCCAGAGAGGCCCGAGCCCTGCAGACTGAGGCTGTGGACTGCAGGTGGTACATCAGGGCTCCACCAAGAGCTAGG GTCTACATGCGTTTTCTGGAGTATGAGATGCACAACTCGAACGAGTGCAAGCGTAACTTTGTTGCCATCTATGATGGCAGCAGTTCAGTGGAGCACCTGAAAAATAAGTTCTGCTCGACGGTGGCCAACGATGTCATGCTGGTGTCCTCTGTGGGAGTGGTGAGGATGTGGGCGGATGAGGGAAGCAGGAAAAGCAGATTTAAGATCCTCTTCACAACCTTCCATGAAC ctcCATGTGAAAGAGACACTTTCTTTTGCCATAGCAACATGTGCATCAACCAAACCCTGGTATGCAATGGTATCCAGAACTGTGTTTACCCGTGGGATGAGAATCACTGCAAAG AGAAGAGGAAAGCCAGCATCCTTGACACTCTGGATCACACTAACCTCACTATTATTGGAGTCACCTGTGGCCTGGTTGTCATCTTACTCGTCATCTCAGTCATCATCCAGGTCAAACAGCCTCGCAAGAAATACATCATCCGCAG AGATGACTTCGACCCTGCCCTCCTCCACCCCGGCTTTGAGCCCCCCCACTACGAGCTCTGCACTCTGCGCAGGGCTCCATCCGGCGACCTGACAGACGCAGCCATGGCCGAAGACTTCGAGAAGTTTCACAAGCTCCGCCGCTCCTCCTCCAAATGCATCCGTGAGCACCACTGTGGCTCGCACCACGGGAGCATGCATGGCAGTGTCCACGGTAGCCGCAGCAACCTGAGCATGAGAGAGGCTACCATTGTATCGGATGGTGTGGGGATGGTGCCTCCGCCGCCGCCGCCCCCAATGATGATGAGCCAGCAGTCTCCACGCCTCTCCCATCACGTTACCCCAGCCAGTCGAAGGAGCATCCTGGTAATGAAACATAGCTATTCTCAGGATGGGGGAGAGGGGTAcagagcggaggaggaggatgatttGATGATGGACGATGGTCCCACCACCAGCAGGCACCACATTCACCACCATCAGATCCCTCACGGCACGGCAGGGCTGGACCACACTGTCCACCGTACACTGTCTAATGACTTCTAA